The DNA window ACTTTTTTCTGTTGGAATTCACAATAATGGGCCGTGTGATAAGTGTGGTCCTTTGGAAACTGTAAACTCAAGAGCATGTGTTGTGTAAGGCATGCAAGACCAAGTAGAGGGCCATACTCAGGGCTAGGATTAGTGGGTGTGGTCCTGAGTGGTCCACTAAAACAGGGGGTTATGGTAGGGAGATTTTCAGGCCTATTTTAAAATGGATTTAGGATATTGGGATGAGGGTCAGGGACAGGGTAGAGTAAGGAGTTTATAGTGCAGGCGTCCTGCCAGGAGTCAGGCCTTGTACTCCCGAACAGTAGATGGTGGACATGCACCTCTTTGTGTTGGTTGCCATACGCCGTTAAATCGGAAAAAAGAAGAAGATCTATTTTTTGTTTACAAAATAACCAATCACATGCAGTGGCGTATGACGTTTCCTACGGATTCCAACCGTAGGCCATTTCGGTTTGGTTCAGGGGAGGAGTGTAACGGTATAGCTACCATAGTCTCCGGTATCGGTTTTACGGATTTACTGTAGCTATAGCCACAAACATTACGGTAAATTAAGAGCGAATTCTTGACTCAAATATAATTCTGCTAATcccattttgtcaacatttgtTTGAACTGTTTTGTCTAAAAGAATCAAGTTCATCACAATAGTCAAAGTAGCCTagttaaagctagctagctcgttTTTCTATGACTACTTGCTGGTTGAGCGAACTGGATCACAGCCATTTCAGAAAAGATCTGAGCTATATACCACATATAGCTACAGACTCTATTCTTTGGCATGCTATTTTGTTATTCTGATGATGGATTAGGCCGGGATCGCAGTAATATAATATCTAACTAGCTAGCGATCTATTAGGTGCttgctaaattaataaagtTGCTAAATGTAGGTCGTCTACTCACCCCAAGTCATTCGGGCCTTTCACCTGCCATTTTAATTGAATAACGCTACAATATTGATCATCTGCACCGATATTAACTGGGCCCAGATTGGGGTACACATACCTTCTGAAATGTGTCTGTGATTCTGCAGAACCAGGTCAAATAAGTGAAGCATTACAGCAATGCAGTTCCATGTGCTGTGCATTTCCACACATGATACACCTGTGAGTTCGAGCAGTAATCTGTACTGGCCCATTGTTGCCTAAATCAGCGAGTGAGGTGTCACATTTCTGCTTACTTGTTGTACACATCTAacttttaaaatgtgtgttaatgtgtaaaATATCTCTGGATCAAAGCTGTATTTCTGTATAAAATGTAGATGTATGTTACCCACTATATCAATTGTTATATTGTGTAATGTGTGAAAATGTGGCCTACCTGAACATTTAAATGGACAACTCTTCTTTCAGTTTTTCTGTCGCATTTACGGAGTGTCAGTTTTTGTTTTGAAACTTGAGGCCTGTTGAAATGGCAGGTAATTTCTCAATTTTCATACTTGCATGTCAGTACATTGTGTGCCTCAACGTTTTTAGCATATTAACACACTAAAATAAGTTATACAATGACTCTCCCTATTGTTTGAAGTAACACCATCTATGTAGGTCTAACTGATTAGTCCTATTTAAAAAACATAATTATTAGCATTGTTTGCATGTTGCTGTTAGTTGCATAGTTAGGGAAGATCTTTAGAGTATACATGACTTGCATATTTCTTAACCATGTTCACTTGTTAAACTAAGAAGGCAGCCTCAATCAACTGTCATCCTCAAAGCCAACTATACATTTTAGTGCATTTTGTATAACTTTTCAGATCCAGCCATGCACAGAGACTGTCCTCTTGACTGCAAGGTCTATGTGGGGAACCTGGGCAACAATGGCAACAAGACGGAGCTGGAGAGGGCGTTTGGCTACTACGGCCCCCTCCGCAGTGTCTGGGTGGCAAGAAACCCCCCAGGCTTTGCTTTTGTTGAATTTGAAGATCCCAGAGATGCTACCGATGCAGTGCGGGAGCTTGATGGAAGGTATTTATTTACCAGAACAGATCATTAAGCTGTAAATCGCTAAATAAATAGGCATCAAGTCTCAAACGAGCCTATTGTGTTTCGATGGGCCTGTATTTTTTTAGTAGGCTGATAAATCTGTTTCACTGAGTTTTTGGTTTGCTTTGGGAAATCCaatgttttggttcttctgcaCAGGACATTGTGCGGTTGTCGTGTACGAGTTGAGCTATCCAATGGAGAGAAACGCACCCGCAATCGTGGTCCTCCCCCCTCGTGGAGCAGACGCCCTCGAGACGACAACAGGCGTCGTAGTCCCCCGCCCAGACGCAGGtaaccccctccccacacagacCTGTAGGTTACCCACTCATCTTTTTACTCCATTTTCTAGTTTATAACTCTTATTTAAATTGTTGTTTCCCTTTGATGAACTGCATATCCTGTTTCGTTACCACATTTTATTAGTAGTCTAGCTGAGACTGAATGGCAACCCTTGGTTCCATGGTAATCTACGGTCAAGACTTTGTGACACTAATGGCATGCAGTTGTCATTTTCATTACCATTTATAATCATTGGGGCTACTATAAGTTCCAGTGAACTGTATGTCCATGGGGGTGGTTGAAAAAACGTGCGTTTTGTATGCCAGATTAAGTGCACTTGATGCTACATGTTTCTCCAAATTTAGCTTACACGCCTTTCATTGTTCCTGCAGCGCCAAATGCATTTTGGAAGTGTAAAAATGCCATGTGTTCTTCTTAGATCATCTGATGCTTTAGCAGGTGTAAATATCACAACTAGCTCTTTTGAAGTAGGTTGCTTGTATGTCAAAGCTGTACCATTTAAGTACAAGAAGTGTTTTGGGGGGAGGGTATTTGATGATACTAGAAGGGTTGTGATGCCAGTTTTTTGTTTAAATTTGAGGTTGACTTTTTATTTACCATCTATATTAATAAAAATGAACCCCCGTTGCAGAGTCACCACCATGCCTCTTCTCACCACCCTCTGAGTCAGTCAACTAGTCTTCTTTCAGCATCATGTGACCGCTGACCAGCGTGCCCCAATCAGCTTGGCTGGTGTCGTGTCACATGACCCAGGCATGGCCAGTCGTCAGGTTGCACCAGCCCATTGGTTCCT is part of the Hypomesus transpacificus isolate Combined female chromosome 9, fHypTra1, whole genome shotgun sequence genome and encodes:
- the srsf3b gene encoding serine/arginine-rich splicing factor 3b; translation: MADPAMHRDCPLDCKVYVGNLGNNGNKTELERAFGYYGPLRSVWVARNPPGFAFVEFEDPRDATDAVRELDGRTLCGCRVRVELSNGEKRTRNRGPPPSWSRRPRDDNRRRSPPPRRRSPRRRSFSRSRSRSLSRDRRRERSLSRDRNHKPSRSFSRSRSRSRSNERK